One region of Streptomyces davaonensis JCM 4913 genomic DNA includes:
- a CDS encoding family 20 glycosylhydrolase yields the protein MSQHRRRTPQHKVGQRALLVGVLVAGLGVGLGLWASGDDGDSGPTGSAGRQPSGSASSRAAEESRSAAEPTPSPTKSYALSSTPRTIPAVRSHTPARGPGWRPVRGQRVVVGDADLADEARLLARELGLSYAGEKDDVLAGDVRLSLNDDEGADPESYSLTVRGGRVNISGAADAGVFYGTRTLKQTVHAGGTAPEGVVRDEPAKPVRGFMLDIARKHFTAGWIEDRVRELGDLKFNQLGLHFSDDQAFRIQSDSHPEVVSDPHLTKAEVRRIVALAAERHITVVPEIDSPGHLGAVIAAHPDLQLRNTSGTATRGAIDISKDESHQIVDDLLNEFAEVFPGGQWHLGGDEYQALTVSDPEASFPQLAAAARQEFGAGATVEDLATGWVNDRAATMRVHDKTVRAWNDGFFRDTSVTADKDIQVAYWTGKEIGARLPVEYLSAGRQVINYNDEFLYYVLGQPQTFVYPTGQRIFEQWTPRVLRGTEAVPAKYDGQILGGSFAVWCDLANSQTQDQVAAGIRMPLRATVEKLWNPGTPQGSWAEFRALADRLG from the coding sequence GTGAGTCAGCACCGGCGCCGGACGCCCCAGCACAAAGTCGGACAGCGAGCTCTGCTGGTCGGGGTCCTGGTCGCCGGGCTCGGGGTGGGTCTTGGACTGTGGGCCTCCGGTGACGACGGGGACAGCGGGCCGACCGGGTCGGCGGGACGGCAGCCGTCGGGCAGCGCCTCGTCCCGGGCGGCCGAGGAGTCCCGGTCCGCGGCCGAGCCGACGCCGAGTCCCACCAAGTCGTACGCCCTGTCCAGCACGCCCCGGACCATCCCGGCGGTCCGCTCGCACACCCCGGCGCGCGGGCCCGGCTGGCGGCCGGTGCGCGGGCAGCGGGTGGTCGTGGGGGACGCGGACCTGGCCGACGAGGCGCGGCTGCTCGCGCGGGAGCTGGGGCTTTCCTACGCGGGTGAGAAGGACGACGTGCTGGCGGGCGACGTACGGCTGTCGCTCAACGACGACGAGGGCGCGGACCCGGAGTCGTACTCCCTGACCGTGCGCGGCGGGCGGGTGAACATCAGCGGGGCCGCCGACGCGGGCGTGTTCTACGGCACCCGCACGCTGAAGCAGACGGTGCACGCCGGGGGTACGGCCCCGGAGGGCGTCGTACGCGACGAGCCCGCGAAGCCGGTGCGCGGGTTCATGCTGGACATCGCGCGCAAGCACTTCACGGCCGGCTGGATCGAGGACCGCGTCCGGGAGCTGGGCGATCTGAAGTTCAACCAGCTCGGCCTGCACTTCTCCGACGACCAGGCGTTCCGGATCCAGTCCGACTCGCACCCCGAGGTCGTCTCCGACCCGCATCTGACGAAGGCGGAGGTGCGGCGGATCGTGGCGCTCGCCGCGGAGCGGCACATCACCGTCGTGCCGGAGATCGACTCGCCGGGGCATCTGGGCGCGGTCATCGCGGCCCATCCCGATCTCCAGCTGCGCAATACCTCGGGCACGGCCACGCGCGGGGCGATCGACATCTCCAAGGACGAGTCCCACCAGATCGTCGACGACCTGCTGAACGAGTTCGCCGAGGTCTTCCCCGGCGGCCAGTGGCACCTCGGCGGTGACGAGTACCAGGCGCTGACCGTGTCCGACCCGGAGGCGTCCTTCCCGCAGCTCGCGGCCGCGGCGCGGCAGGAGTTCGGCGCCGGGGCGACCGTCGAGGACCTGGCGACCGGCTGGGTCAACGACCGCGCCGCCACCATGCGCGTCCACGACAAGACCGTGCGGGCCTGGAACGACGGCTTCTTCCGGGACACCTCCGTCACCGCGGACAAGGACATCCAGGTCGCCTACTGGACCGGCAAGGAGATCGGCGCCCGGCTGCCGGTGGAGTACCTGTCGGCGGGGCGACAGGTCATCAACTACAACGACGAGTTCCTCTACTACGTCCTCGGCCAGCCGCAGACCTTCGTCTATCCGACCGGGCAGCGCATCTTCGAGCAGTGGACGCCCAGGGTCCTGCGCGGCACCGAGGCGGTCCCGGCGAAGTACGACGGCCAGATCCTCGGCGGGTCCTTCGCCGTCTGGTGCGACCTCGCGAACTCCCAGACCCAGGACCAGGTGGCGGCCGGTATCCGCATGCCGCTGCGGGCGACCGTGGAGAAGCTCTGGAACCCGGGCACGCCGCAGGGGTCGTGGGCGGAGTTCCGGGCCCTGGCCGATCGGCTCGGCTGA
- a CDS encoding 2-oxo-4-hydroxy-4-carboxy-5-ureidoimidazoline decarboxylase, translated as MTPTHLPGRVAIPHQKRGTTLERFNTAPADEIQRTLLTCLHSLRWSHRLTAHRPYPTLDALLAAADEAAYDLTPGDLGEALSGETLPVLPEGAYSAAHTALNAANAAYEAKFGHVFVVCLDDLPPEEALDHALVGIRSRLTNDPEEERVVAWEELRRLAKGRLVELLK; from the coding sequence GTGACGCCCACACATCTTCCTGGCCGAGTGGCCATACCCCACCAGAAGCGCGGCACCACTCTGGAGCGCTTCAACACGGCACCCGCCGACGAGATCCAGCGAACCCTCCTGACCTGCCTCCACAGCCTCCGCTGGTCCCACCGCCTCACGGCCCACCGCCCGTATCCGACGTTGGACGCCCTGCTGGCAGCGGCGGACGAGGCGGCGTACGACTTGACGCCGGGGGATCTGGGCGAGGCGCTGTCGGGCGAGACGCTGCCGGTCCTGCCGGAGGGGGCGTATTCGGCGGCACACACCGCACTGAACGCCGCGAATGCCGCATACGAGGCCAAGTTCGGTCATGTGTTCGTCGTCTGCCTGGACGACCTGCCACCGGAAGAAGCCCTGGACCACGCGTTGGTGGGAATCCGGTCACGATTGACGAATGATCCGGAGGAGGAACGGGTGGTGGCCTGGGAGGAACTCCGGCGCCTCGCAAAGGGACGCCTGGTAGAACTCCTCAAATAA
- the sdhC gene encoding succinate dehydrogenase, cytochrome b556 subunit has translation MPAGTLYRGREGMWSWVAHRVTGVLIFFFLFVHVLDTALVRVSPEAYDDVVATYKTPLVALMEYGLSAAVLFHALNGLRIIAVDFWSKGPRYQKQMLWSAVGLWLVLMLGAIYPLLGHAARELFGS, from the coding sequence GTGCCGGCTGGAACGCTGTACCGCGGCCGGGAAGGAATGTGGTCCTGGGTGGCTCACCGAGTCACCGGCGTCCTCATCTTCTTCTTCCTGTTCGTTCACGTGCTGGACACCGCTCTCGTGCGTGTCTCCCCCGAGGCCTACGACGACGTCGTCGCGACGTACAAGACGCCGCTCGTCGCGCTGATGGAGTACGGCCTCTCCGCCGCCGTCCTCTTCCACGCGCTCAACGGCCTGCGCATCATCGCCGTCGACTTCTGGTCCAAGGGCCCGCGTTACCAGAAGCAGATGCTCTGGTCCGCCGTCGGTCTGTGGCTGGTGCTGATGCTGGGGGCGATCTACCCCCTCCTCGGCCACGCCGCTCGTGAACTCTTCGGGAGCTGA
- a CDS encoding succinate dehydrogenase hydrophobic membrane anchor subunit translates to MSTTEKTASGISPVEGDAVYTVDNPAPYIEAPRKRTKKTPKSTRGNFEMAAWLFMRLSGVVLVVLVIGHLLIQLVLDGGVSKVGFAFVAGRWASPFWQVWDLLMLWLATLHGANGLRTVINDYAERANTRLWLKGLLYTATAFTILLGTLVIFTFDPNIR, encoded by the coding sequence ATGTCCACGACTGAGAAGACCGCGTCCGGAATCAGCCCCGTCGAGGGCGATGCCGTGTACACCGTCGACAATCCGGCCCCCTACATCGAGGCCCCGCGCAAGCGCACCAAGAAGACCCCGAAGTCCACCCGGGGCAACTTCGAGATGGCCGCCTGGCTGTTCATGCGCCTGTCCGGCGTCGTGCTGGTCGTCCTGGTCATCGGCCACCTGCTCATCCAGCTGGTGCTCGACGGCGGCGTCTCCAAGGTCGGCTTCGCCTTCGTGGCGGGCCGCTGGGCGTCCCCGTTCTGGCAGGTCTGGGATCTGCTGATGCTCTGGCTCGCGACGCTGCACGGCGCCAACGGCCTGCGTACGGTCATCAACGACTACGCGGAGCGCGCGAACACGCGGCTGTGGCTCAAGGGCCTGCTCTACACCGCCACGGCGTTCACCATCCTGCTGGGCACGCTGGTGATCTTCACCTTCGACCCGAACATCCGCTAG
- a CDS encoding succinate dehydrogenase iron-sulfur subunit, translating into MATPVLDKVEAESAASPYITVTFRVRRFNPEVSAEATWEDFQLEIDPKERVLDGLHKIKWDLDGTLTFRRSCAHGICGSDAMRINGKNRLACKTLIKDINPEKPITVEPIKGLTVLKDLVVDMEPFFQAYRDVMPFLITKDTNEPTRERLQTSEDRERFDDTTKCILCAACTSSCPVFWNDGQYFGPAAIVNAHRFIFDSRDEAGEQRLEILNDKDGVWRCRTTFNCTDACPRGIEVTKAIAEVKKALITRRF; encoded by the coding sequence ATGGCAACCCCTGTTCTGGACAAGGTCGAGGCGGAGTCGGCCGCCTCCCCCTACATCACGGTCACCTTCCGGGTCCGCCGCTTCAACCCGGAGGTCTCGGCCGAGGCGACCTGGGAAGACTTCCAGCTGGAGATCGACCCCAAGGAGCGTGTCCTCGACGGTCTCCACAAGATCAAGTGGGACCTGGACGGCACGCTGACCTTCCGTCGCTCCTGCGCGCACGGCATCTGCGGCTCCGACGCGATGCGGATCAACGGCAAGAACCGTCTCGCGTGCAAGACGCTGATCAAGGACATCAACCCGGAGAAGCCGATCACGGTCGAGCCCATCAAGGGCCTGACGGTCCTGAAGGACCTCGTGGTCGACATGGAGCCGTTCTTCCAGGCGTACCGCGACGTGATGCCCTTCCTCATCACGAAGGACACCAACGAGCCGACGCGCGAGCGCCTTCAGACGTCCGAGGACCGTGAGCGCTTCGACGACACGACGAAGTGCATTCTCTGCGCCGCCTGCACCTCCTCGTGCCCGGTGTTCTGGAACGACGGCCAGTACTTCGGCCCGGCGGCCATCGTCAACGCGCACCGGTTCATCTTCGACTCGCGTGACGAGGCCGGCGAGCAGCGGCTGGAGATCCTCAACGACAAGGACGGCGTGTGGCGCTGCCGCACGACCTTCAACTGCACGGACGCCTGCCCGCGCGGTATCGAGGTCACCAAGGCGATCGCCGAGGTCAAGAAGGCCCTGATCACCCGCCGCTTCTGA
- a CDS encoding VOC family protein yields MSDDESYELLGFDNVLLPVGDLTEAVGFYERAGFTVGFRFDEAGIALLKVGGETPGILLRQEDGLEHRMPPWHTPRVWLEVPDARTAARRLAEAGIAPLDEPFPVATGWTVELADPWGNVIGLTDYSKRPALGRRA; encoded by the coding sequence GTGTCAGATGACGAGTCGTACGAACTGCTCGGGTTCGACAACGTGCTGCTGCCCGTCGGGGACCTCACAGAGGCCGTCGGGTTCTACGAACGCGCCGGATTCACGGTGGGGTTCCGGTTCGACGAGGCGGGGATCGCGCTGCTGAAGGTGGGCGGTGAGACGCCCGGGATCCTGTTGCGGCAGGAGGACGGTCTTGAGCACCGTATGCCGCCCTGGCACACCCCGCGCGTGTGGCTGGAGGTGCCGGACGCCCGAACGGCCGCCCGGCGGCTCGCGGAAGCCGGGATCGCGCCACTGGACGAGCCGTTCCCGGTGGCCACCGGGTGGACCGTCGAACTGGCCGACCCCTGGGGGAACGTCATCGGGCTCACCGACTACTCCAAGCGCCCGGCGCTCGGCCGGAGGGCGTGA
- a CDS encoding thiol-disulfide oxidoreductase DCC family protein, protein MSATAQAPVRRLTVLYDAECSLCTFLRDWLVRQPQLVELEFVPAGSEETARRFPGLGSTLDEITVVGDGGQVYRAAEAWIVVLWALREYRRLAHRLSTPTGTLLARGAVLAAAKWRGAQWGGRAYQQRDGWRYEPDLGWTYAPPRCGGG, encoded by the coding sequence ATGAGTGCCACCGCGCAGGCCCCGGTCCGTCGGCTCACCGTCCTGTACGACGCCGAGTGCTCGCTCTGCACCTTCCTGCGCGACTGGCTCGTACGGCAGCCGCAGTTGGTGGAGCTGGAGTTCGTGCCCGCCGGGTCCGAGGAGACGGCGCGAAGGTTCCCGGGGCTCGGCTCCACGCTGGACGAGATCACCGTCGTAGGGGACGGCGGGCAGGTCTACCGGGCGGCGGAGGCCTGGATCGTGGTGCTGTGGGCGCTGCGTGAGTACCGGCGCCTCGCACACCGGTTGAGCACGCCTACCGGGACACTGCTGGCCAGGGGTGCGGTGCTGGCGGCCGCCAAGTGGCGTGGGGCGCAGTGGGGCGGGCGGGCGTATCAGCAGCGGGACGGGTGGCGGTACGAGCCGGATCTCGGCTGGACGTACGCCCCTCCACGGTGCGGGGGCGGCTGA
- a CDS encoding trypsin-like serine peptidase — protein sequence MRGIPRISRSLLVGVTALLTAGALAVPASAGPRSDTGVRTVGAAAREKVAEFWTPARMRAAEPLDLLSVSGHRGSAPAKGARATVPATAADAGILAFPYGGGAWTGGGAVVNTAGRVFFTYQGRTASCSGNAVTSANKSTVITAGHCVKLDGAWHTNWVFVPGYHDGQSPYGRWTASKTLSTPQWTASEDINYDIGAAVVAPLNGQSLTDVVGGQGLAFNTGYNLRMYSFGFPAASPYDGEKFIYCSGTTNRDFLLSSDHGMTCNMTGGSSGGPWFTQFNESTGTGLLSSVNSFKYNFFPNRMYGPYFGADAQNLYQAAQSS from the coding sequence GTGAGAGGCATTCCTCGGATATCCCGCTCCCTCCTCGTCGGCGTCACCGCGCTGCTCACCGCCGGGGCGCTGGCCGTACCGGCGAGCGCGGGGCCCCGGTCCGACACCGGCGTCCGTACGGTCGGCGCGGCGGCGCGGGAGAAGGTCGCCGAGTTCTGGACGCCGGCGCGGATGCGGGCGGCCGAGCCGCTGGACCTGCTCTCCGTGAGCGGTCACCGCGGCTCGGCGCCGGCCAAGGGCGCGCGGGCCACGGTCCCGGCCACCGCCGCCGACGCCGGCATCCTGGCCTTCCCATACGGCGGCGGCGCCTGGACCGGCGGCGGGGCCGTGGTGAACACGGCGGGCCGGGTGTTCTTCACCTACCAGGGCCGTACCGCGTCCTGCTCCGGCAACGCCGTCACCAGCGCCAACAAGAGCACGGTGATCACCGCAGGGCACTGTGTGAAGCTGGACGGCGCCTGGCACACCAACTGGGTCTTCGTGCCCGGCTACCACGACGGGCAGTCGCCGTACGGCCGCTGGACCGCCTCGAAGACGCTGTCCACCCCGCAGTGGACGGCGAGCGAGGACATCAACTACGACATCGGCGCGGCGGTCGTCGCCCCGCTGAACGGGCAGTCGCTGACGGATGTCGTAGGCGGACAGGGGCTCGCCTTCAACACCGGCTACAACCTGCGCATGTACTCCTTCGGCTTCCCGGCGGCGAGCCCGTACGACGGCGAGAAGTTCATCTACTGCTCCGGCACCACCAACCGGGACTTCCTGCTCTCCAGCGACCACGGCATGACCTGCAACATGACCGGCGGCTCCAGCGGCGGCCCCTGGTTCACGCAGTTCAACGAGTCGACCGGAACCGGGCTGCTGTCGTCGGTGAACAGCTTCAAGTACAACTTCTTCCCGAACCGGATGTACGGACCGTATTTCGGGGCCGACGCGCAGAACCTGTACCAGGCGGCTCAGTCGTCCTGA
- a CDS encoding TetR/AcrR family transcriptional regulator encodes MPSKNDSPEQGDTPSKSEQTRALILETAMRLFQERGYDKTTMRAIAQEAGVSVGNAYYYFEGKEHLIQGFYDRIAAEHQVAVREVLARETDLEARLAGVLRAWLDVATPYHEFAVQFFKNAADPDSPLSPFSPESEHARVEAIRVHRDVLAGATKTKVPEELRDVLPELMWLSQMGLCLYWIFDRTEGRERSYKLAERGARLTARGVALARFRVLRPLVREVHELFTDFLPGMTKVMPNPGKKP; translated from the coding sequence GTGCCCTCGAAGAACGACAGCCCTGAACAGGGCGACACGCCCAGCAAGTCCGAGCAGACCCGCGCGCTGATCCTGGAGACCGCGATGCGGCTGTTCCAGGAGCGCGGCTACGACAAGACCACCATGCGGGCCATCGCCCAGGAGGCCGGGGTCTCGGTAGGCAACGCCTACTACTACTTCGAGGGCAAGGAACACCTGATCCAGGGCTTCTACGACCGGATCGCCGCCGAGCACCAGGTGGCGGTCCGGGAGGTCCTGGCCCGGGAGACCGATCTGGAGGCGCGGCTCGCCGGAGTGCTGCGCGCCTGGCTGGACGTGGCCACGCCGTACCACGAGTTCGCGGTGCAGTTCTTCAAGAACGCCGCCGATCCCGACTCCCCGCTCAGCCCCTTCTCCCCGGAGTCGGAGCACGCGCGCGTGGAGGCCATCCGCGTCCACCGCGACGTGCTCGCGGGCGCCACGAAGACGAAGGTGCCGGAGGAACTGCGGGACGTCCTGCCGGAGTTGATGTGGCTGTCCCAGATGGGACTCTGCCTGTACTGGATCTTCGACCGCACCGAAGGGCGGGAGCGCAGCTACAAGCTGGCCGAGCGCGGCGCCCGCCTCACCGCGCGGGGCGTCGCGCTGGCCCGCTTCCGGGTGCTGCGCCCGCTGGTGCGTGAGGTGCACGAACTGTTCACGGACTTCCTGCCGGGGATGACGAAAGTGATGCCGAACCCCGGCAAGAAGCCGTAG
- a CDS encoding MMPL family transporter gives MARWCYRHRLVVLFLWVGALFGLGFGGSAAGTDYANVFSLPDTDSKSAYDLMEKAFPETAGDTDTVVWKVDEGSVRDAAVTSRIEPALEEIGRMEGVGEITEPQVSEDGRIAYAQITFKEQANAIPKEVVEDIVDTAQAAEQDGLQVELGGQAIARTQEPPAGTAEAVGILAAAIVLFLAFGSLFAMLLPIVVAVFGVGTGMLSTMLLSHVTNVPEVAPLLGSLIGLGVGIDYALFIVTRHRRGILRGVKPEEAAVTALNTSGRAVLFAGGTVCIALAGMLVMNMRFLDGVVIATSLTVVLSVLAAITLLPALLGLLGVRVLSRRQRRRLAEKGPEPAEASGLAARWSTFVQKRPRSIAAGALVVMAVLALPVLSIRLGATDQGNHQESTTTRQAYDLLAEGFGPGFNGPLQVVVEGPAPESLVSAISSTEGVAQAVAVPPANGVSVINVVPTTSPQSEQTDELIDRLRDDVLPQADVEAHVGGVTAVFKDFAEVTGDRLPYFIATIIALGFLLLMVAFRSLVVPLTAALMNLIAAAASFGVLVAIFQWGWGTELIGVGKEGPITSFLPVIMLSLLFGLSMDYQVFLVSRMHEEWVHTKDNARAVRVGLAETSRVINCAALIMICVFSAFVLSGDMEGAMAGVGLAAAVALDAFILRTALVPAAMHLLGKSNWWLPAGLEKRLPHLAVEPKEEEPEPAQEGGASVVHGFIRTTDGDPVSGAAVTLLSKGGRQLDRVTSLADGSYIVSVPAPGTYLLAATAPAYGSRARTVVVDGEPLVYDVELAEGELDAVN, from the coding sequence TTGGCACGGTGGTGCTATCGGCACCGGCTGGTGGTCCTGTTTCTGTGGGTGGGGGCGTTGTTCGGCCTGGGCTTCGGCGGCAGTGCCGCGGGCACGGACTACGCGAACGTCTTCTCCCTGCCGGACACGGACTCCAAGAGCGCGTACGACCTGATGGAGAAGGCCTTCCCGGAGACCGCCGGTGACACCGACACGGTGGTGTGGAAGGTGGACGAGGGATCGGTACGGGACGCGGCCGTGACGTCCCGGATCGAGCCGGCCCTTGAGGAGATCGGCCGGATGGAAGGGGTCGGTGAGATCACCGAGCCCCAGGTGAGCGAGGACGGGCGGATCGCATACGCCCAGATCACCTTCAAGGAGCAGGCGAACGCCATCCCGAAGGAGGTCGTCGAGGACATCGTCGACACCGCGCAGGCCGCCGAACAGGACGGTCTCCAGGTGGAGCTGGGCGGCCAGGCGATCGCCCGCACCCAGGAGCCGCCCGCAGGCACCGCCGAGGCGGTCGGCATCCTCGCCGCGGCGATAGTGCTGTTCCTCGCCTTCGGCTCGCTGTTCGCGATGCTGCTGCCGATCGTCGTGGCCGTCTTCGGCGTCGGCACCGGCATGCTCTCCACGATGCTGCTCAGCCATGTCACGAACGTGCCCGAAGTGGCCCCGCTGCTCGGCTCGTTGATCGGCCTGGGCGTCGGTATCGACTACGCCCTGTTCATCGTCACCCGGCACCGGCGCGGCATCCTGCGCGGGGTGAAGCCGGAGGAGGCCGCGGTGACGGCTCTCAACACCTCCGGGCGCGCGGTGCTGTTCGCGGGCGGCACGGTGTGCATCGCGCTCGCCGGCATGCTGGTGATGAACATGCGGTTCCTGGACGGCGTGGTCATCGCGACCTCGCTGACCGTGGTGCTCAGTGTGCTGGCCGCGATCACCCTGCTGCCCGCCCTGCTGGGCCTGCTCGGCGTGCGCGTCCTCAGCCGCAGGCAGCGCCGCCGGCTGGCCGAGAAGGGGCCGGAGCCGGCCGAGGCGAGCGGGCTGGCGGCGCGCTGGTCGACGTTCGTCCAGAAGCGGCCGCGGTCCATCGCGGCGGGCGCGCTGGTCGTCATGGCGGTACTGGCGCTGCCGGTGCTGTCGATCCGGCTCGGCGCCACCGACCAGGGCAACCACCAGGAGTCGACGACCACCCGGCAGGCCTACGACCTGCTCGCCGAGGGCTTCGGCCCCGGCTTCAACGGCCCGCTCCAGGTGGTCGTGGAGGGCCCGGCGCCCGAGTCGCTCGTCTCCGCCATCTCGTCCACCGAGGGAGTGGCCCAGGCGGTCGCCGTGCCGCCCGCCAACGGCGTCTCGGTGATCAACGTGGTGCCGACGACGTCACCGCAGTCGGAGCAGACCGACGAGTTGATCGACCGGCTGCGCGACGACGTGCTCCCACAAGCGGACGTCGAGGCCCATGTGGGCGGTGTGACGGCCGTGTTCAAGGACTTCGCGGAGGTCACCGGCGACCGGCTGCCGTACTTCATCGCCACGATCATCGCGCTGGGCTTCCTGCTCCTGATGGTCGCGTTCCGCTCGCTGGTGGTGCCGCTGACGGCGGCGCTGATGAACCTGATCGCGGCGGCCGCGTCCTTCGGTGTGCTGGTGGCGATCTTCCAGTGGGGCTGGGGCACCGAGCTGATCGGCGTCGGCAAGGAGGGCCCGATCACCTCCTTCCTGCCGGTCATCATGCTCTCGCTGCTCTTCGGCCTGTCCATGGACTACCAGGTCTTCCTGGTGAGCCGGATGCACGAGGAATGGGTGCACACCAAGGACAACGCCCGCGCGGTGCGGGTCGGCCTCGCGGAGACCAGCCGGGTCATCAACTGCGCCGCCCTGATCATGATCTGTGTGTTCTCCGCGTTCGTCCTCAGCGGTGACATGGAGGGCGCGATGGCGGGCGTCGGCCTGGCGGCGGCGGTCGCGCTGGACGCGTTCATCCTGCGTACGGCGCTGGTCCCGGCCGCGATGCATCTGCTCGGCAAGTCCAACTGGTGGCTACCGGCCGGTCTGGAGAAGCGGCTGCCGCATCTGGCGGTCGAGCCGAAGGAGGAGGAACCGGAGCCGGCCCAGGAAGGCGGCGCCTCGGTCGTCCACGGCTTCATCCGTACGACGGACGGCGACCCGGTGTCCGGAGCGGCCGTCACCCTGCTGTCCAAGGGCGGCCGCCAGCTGGACCGGGTGACCTCCCTGGCGGACGGCTCCTACATCGTCTCCGTCCCGGCGCCGGGCACCTATCTGCTGGCGGCGACGGCCCCCGCGTACGGCTCACGCGCGCGGACCGTGGTCGTGGACGGGGAGCCGCTGGTGTACGACGTCGAGCTCGCGGAGGGCGAGCTGGACGCGGTCAACTGA
- a CDS encoding response regulator transcription factor, with the protein MTTAVGTVLVVEDEESIADVLAIALRYHRFEVMTAGSVREALALAGRTRPDVALLDVMLPDGDGRALGRQLRAQRPDLALVFLTARDSPAEIVGALGFGDDYITKPFDIDVVIARITAVLRRTRAEDVLPQRPPLRYGDLELDETTYSVHRAGRTVELTPTEYALLRFLVRNGGRIVPKEQLLRHVWQYEHTPPESTVVETYISYLRRKLDALGPPVITTRRGVGYGLA; encoded by the coding sequence ATGACTACGGCTGTGGGGACCGTGCTGGTCGTGGAGGACGAGGAGAGCATCGCGGACGTCCTCGCCATCGCCCTGCGCTACCACCGGTTCGAGGTGATGACCGCGGGCAGCGTCCGCGAGGCCCTGGCGCTCGCCGGGCGCACCCGGCCCGACGTGGCACTGCTGGACGTGATGCTGCCGGACGGCGACGGCCGCGCCCTCGGCCGCCAACTGCGCGCCCAGCGGCCCGACCTGGCGCTGGTCTTCCTCACCGCGCGCGACTCACCCGCCGAGATCGTCGGCGCCCTCGGCTTCGGCGACGACTACATCACCAAACCGTTCGACATCGACGTGGTGATCGCCCGGATCACCGCCGTACTGCGCCGCACCCGCGCGGAGGACGTCCTCCCGCAGCGCCCGCCACTGCGCTACGGCGACCTGGAGCTGGACGAGACGACGTACTCCGTGCACCGCGCGGGCCGCACGGTCGAGCTCACCCCCACCGAGTACGCGCTGCTGCGCTTCCTGGTCCGCAACGGCGGCCGGATCGTGCCCAAGGAGCAACTCCTCAGACATGTCTGGCAGTACGAGCACACCCCGCCGGAGTCGACTGTCGTGGAGACCTACATCAGCTATCTGCGCCGCAAGCTCGACGCCCTCGGACCGCCGGTGATCACCACCCGGCGGGGCGTGGGTTACGGACTGGCATGA